A genomic window from Lotus japonicus ecotype B-129 chromosome 1, LjGifu_v1.2 includes:
- the LOC130732819 gene encoding uncharacterized protein LOC130732819 isoform X2 encodes MMAAAKATYRQQWEAKMLELREQNNAAWEWMMGIPTRTWCKHDFTFYPKCDVLMNNLSESFNSTILLARDKPILTMMDWIRTYLMGRFATLREKFHKYRGEVMPKPLRRLAWETDKASHWFPTMSSEWRFEVKHIVSGEGFVVDLSKSSCTCNLFDLVGIPCRHAVAAIACKRMKPEDFVHPYYKRAAYEATYGHEITPINGQELWQPTNDPEILPPIKKRGPGRPKKLRRRDPFEDLGSTRLSRTVAKHKCSRCGQHGHNSRRCPNPVESQEPEAGQGSEPGQDPVAAGQGSQPVETQEDASQVINATQDANIQFDEIPAMLREQWDQDMARLHYVHGAGPSNVGGGSGSAGGSAAVQEEPSQVVQALQSQVAK; translated from the exons ATGATGGCAGCAGCAAAGGCTACTTATCGCCAGCAGTGGGAAGCAAAAATGTTGGAGCTGAGGGAACAAAATAATGCAGCATGGGAGTGGATGATGGGAATACCTACCAGGACTTGGTGCAAGCATGACTTCACCTTCTACCCCAAGTGTGATGTGCTCATGAACAACTTGTCAGAGTCATTCAACTCCACAATTCTATTGGCAAGGGACAAGCCAATTCTGACCATGATGGACTGGATCAGAACATACTTGATGGGAAGGTTTGCAACCTTGAGGGAgaagtttcacaagtatagaGGGGAGGTAATGCCTAAGCCTTTGAGGAGGTTAGCATGGGAGACTGATAAGGCTTCTCATTGGTTTCCAACAATGTCCTCAGAATGGAGGTTTGAAGTGAAGCACATTGTATCAG GTGAGGGATTTGTGGTGGACTTGAGCAAAAGTTCATGCACATGCAATCTGTTTGATTTGGTTGGCATACCATGCAGGCATGCAGTGGCTGCCATAGCATGTAAAAGGATGAAACCAGAAGATTTTGTGCATCCATACTATAAGAGAGCTGCATATGAAGCTACATATGGGCATGAGATCACTCCTATCAATGGCCAAGAGTTATGGCAGCCTACAAATGACCCTGAGATACTTCCTCCCATAAAGAAGAGAGGGCCTGGAAGGCCTAAGAAGCTGAGAAGAAGGGACCCCTTTGAAGATTTAGGTAGCACAAGACTCAGCAGGACTGTTGCTAAACACAAATGCAGCAGGTGTGGTCAGCATGGCCATAATTCAAGGAGATGCCCAAATCCAGTGGAGAGTCAAGAACCAGAAGCAGGACAAGGGTCTGAACCAGGACAAGATCCAGTTGCAGCAGGACAAGGATCTCAGCCAGTTGAAACACAAGAGGATGCATCTCAGGTCATCAATGCCACACAAGATGCAAAT ATCCAGTTTGATGAAATACCTGCCATGCTAAGGGAACAATGGGATCAAGACATGGCAAGATTGCACTATGTTCATGGAGCAGGGCCATCTAATGTTGGTGGTGGAAGTGGATCTGCTGGTGGATCTGCTGCTGTTCAAGAGGAGCCATCTCAAGTTGTGCAGGCACTCCAATCTCAAGTTGCTAAATGA
- the LOC130732819 gene encoding uncharacterized protein LOC130732819 isoform X1 → MLVVAIAIANGDVNEVAANDPIADGVAANDPTVGNVHVVVTGKKNGKHPTFDDVYEDDDPFNPSSDTEDSTTSVHFSDSEEERAAKVNDDGFEGIPVGVAEALLNEQIRQMEEGTYEVHGGGAENVLPQYDDAFDCDHEMEATWEDEELHSMSEGDDDDVIVRNRSMRFHDEDMRAEFNFRVGMEFISLEEFKVAAKDHAVLTGREIYFPKNDTTRVRAACKKDCKWVMLCSKVGGRQTFAIKTLSGPHTCARVFNNKNATSKFVAKKLVEKLRGSRTMRLNDVVDEMRLGFSTGITRYRAWKGRQLALQIVEGDANKQYTLLYKFSAELRRVCAGNTCKMQLENPAGSIQPRFGRFYMCLEGCKRGFLQGCRPFIGLDGCHLKTMYGGIILCAVARDPNDQNFPLAFAVVESECKESWQWFLDLLLLDIGPDRRWIFISDQ, encoded by the coding sequence ATGCTAGTGGTGGCAATTGCCATTGCAAATGGAGATGTAAATGAAGTTGCTGCCAATGATCCCATTGCTGATGGAGTTGCTGCCAATGATCCAACTGTTGGCAATGTGCATGTGGTTGTTACTGGAAAGAAGAATGGAAAACATCCTACATTTGATGATgtatatgaagatgatgatccTTTCAATCCATCAAGTGACACTGAGGATTCCACAACTTCTGTACATTTCAGTGATAGTGAAGAGGAAAGAGCTGCAAAGGTTAATGATGACGGATTTGAAGGCATACCAGTTGGTGTTGCTGAAGCTTTGTTAAATGAGCAGATAAGGCAAATGGAAGAAGGTACCTATGAAGTACATGGTGGTGGGGCAGAAAATGTGCTTCCTCAATATGATGATGCTTTTGATTGTGACCATGAAATGGAGGCTACTTGGGAAGATGAAGAGTTACATAGTATGtctgaaggtgatgatgatgatgttattGTGAGGAACAGGAGTATGAGGTTTCATGATGAGGATATGAGGGCAGAATTTAACTTTAGAGTAGGTATGGAATTTATTTCATTGGAAGAGTTTAAGGTTGCTGCTAAGGACCATGCTGTTCTCACGGGAAGGGAGATTTATTTCCCCAAAAATGACACAACCAGGGTTAGGGCTGCTTGCAAGAAGGATTGTAAATGGGTTATGTTGTGTAGCAAAGTGGGTGGGAGACAAACTTTTGCAATTAAGACATTGAGTGGCCCTCATACTTGTGCCAGAGTATTCAACAATAAGAATGCTACTTCCAAATTTGTTGCTAAGAAATTGGTGGAGAAACTGAGGGGTTCAAGGACAATGAGGCTCAATGATGTTGTTGATGAGATGAGGTTGGGTTTTTCCACTGGCATCACAAGGTATAGAGCTTGGAAGGGAAGACAGCTTGCTTTGCAGATAGTTGAGGGAGATGCAAACAAACAATACACATTGCTATATAAATTCAGTGCTGAACTGAGGAGGGTTTGTGCAGGAAATACATGCAAAATGCAGTTGGAGAATCCTGCTGGAAGCATACAACCTAGGTTTGGCAGATTCTATATGTGTCTAGAAGGTTGTAAGAGGGGATTTCTTCAGGGTTGTAGACCCTTTATTGGATTAGATGGTTGTCATCTAAAGACAATGTATGGAGGTATTATCTTATGTGCTGTAGCAAGGGATCCTAATGACCAAAACTTTCCCTTGGCTTTTGCTGTAGTGGAGTCAGAGTGCAAGGAAAGCTGGCAGTGGTTCCTTGATCTGCTACTGCTTGATATTGGTCCAGATAGAAGGTGGATCTTCATATCTGACCAATAG
- the LOC130732821 gene encoding protein FAR1-RELATED SEQUENCE 5 — protein MDNDFDIGLGVYDDDEHEHPIDEEEVEEELVPTGTGGDGELIYFPEGDLLDLEPYEGMEFESEEAAKAFYNSYARRVGFSTRVSSSRRSRRDGAIIQRQFVCAKEGFRNLNEKRTKDREIKRPRTITRVGCKASLSVKMQDSGKWIVSGFVREHNHELVPPDQVHSLRSHRQISGAAKTLIDTLQAAGMGPRRIMSALIKEYGGISKVGFTEVDCRNYMRNNRQRSLEGDIQLVLDYLRQLHAENPNFFYAVQGDEDPSRSNIFWSDPKAKMNYTFFGDTVTFDTTYRSNRYRLPFAPFTGVNHHGQPVLFGCAFIINESEASFVWLFNTWLMAMSGRPPVSITTDHDSIIRSAIMQVFPETRHRFCKWHIFKKCQEKLSHVFLKYPNFEAEFHKCVNLTESTEEFESCWLTLIDRYDLRDHEWLQALYSSCRQWAPVYLRDTFFAEMSITQRSDSMNSYFDGYVNASTNLNQFFKLYEKALESRNEKEVRADYDTMNTLPVLRTPSPMEKQASELYTRKIFMRFQEELVGTLTFMASKADDDGEVITYHVAKFGEDHKAYYVKFNVLEMKASCSCQMFEFSGLLCRHILAVFRVTNVLTLPSHYILKRWTRNAKSNVILEEHSCDVHTYYLESHTVRYNTLRHEAFKFVDKGARSPETYDVAMDGLQQAAKRVAQVVQNEGRIPISIGKARSLMLNDKSHADYTSGHQEESLGQDMSQDDMDKHIKKLMNELECAIRKCEIYRSNLLSALKAVEDHKLELSIKVENIKINMKEGIW, from the coding sequence ATGGATAACGACTTTGATATTGGGCTCGGAGTATACGACGATGATGAACACGAACACCCAATTGatgaggaggaggtggaggaggaattGGTACCAACTGGAactggtggtgatggtgaattAATATATTTTCCTGAGGGTGACCTCTTAGATCTAGAACCTTACGAGGGCATGGAATTCGAGTCTGAGGAGGCTGCCAAAGCCTTCTATAATTCGTACGCTCGTCGTGTTGGGTTCAGTACTCGCGTCAGCTCATCCCGCCGTTCCAGGCGCGATGGGGCTATTATACAGAGACAATTTGTTTGCGCCAAGGAGGGTTTCCGCAACTTGAATGAGAAGCGCACCAAGGATAGAGAGATCAAGCGCCCACGAACAATTACCAGAGTTGGATGCAAAGCTTCCTTGTCTGTTAAAATGCAAGATTCCGGAAAGTGGATTGTTTCCGGGTTTGTTAGAGAACATAATCACGAGCTGGTTCCACCAGACCAGGTGCATTCTCTTCGCTCTCACAGGCAAATATCAGGAGCTGCCAAGACCCTCATTGATACTTTACAGGCAGCTGGGATGGGTCCTCGTAGAATTATGTCTGCACTCATCAAAGAGTATGGTGGGATTAGCAAAGTGGGCTTTACTGAGGTTGACTGTAGGAATTACATGAGGAATAATCGCCAGAGAAGTTTAGAAGGGGACATTCAACTTGTTCTCGATTATTTGCGACAACTGCATGCTGAGAACCCTAATTTCTTCTATGCTGTGCAAGGTGATGAGGATCCCTCCAGAAGCAATATTTTCTGGTCTGATCCCAAGGCAAAGATGAATTATACATTTTTTGGCGATACCGTAACTTTTGACACTACTTACCGATCTAATAGGTATCGCTTACCATTTGCTCCCTTTACTGGTGTAAATCATCATGGACAACCTGTTCTCTTTGGTTGTGCTTTCATAATTAATGAATCTGAGGCATCATTTGTATGGCTTTTCAACACATGGCTTATGGCCATGTCTGGCCGCCCACCAGTGTCAATTACAACTGATCATGATTCTATAATTCGCTCAGCCATAATGCAAGTATTCCCTGAGACCCGCCACCGTTTCTGCAAGTGGCACATCTTTAAAAAATGTCAGGAGAAATTATCTCACGTTTTCCTCAAATATCCAAATTTTGAAGCTGAATTTCACAAATGTGTTAACTTGACTGAGTCCACTGAGGAATTTGAGTCATGCTGGTTAACACTCATAGATAGGTATGATCTCAGGGATCATGAATGGCTTCAAGCATTATATTCTTCTTGCAGACAGTGGGCACCTGTGTATTTGCGAGACACATTCTTTGCAGAAATGTCCATCACTCAGCGAAGCGATAGCATGAATTCTTACTTTGATGGGTATGTAAACGCCTCAACCAACTTAAATCAGTTCTTTAAGCTGTATGAGAAAGCACTTGAAAGTCGCAATGAGAAAGAAGTGAGAGCAGATTATGACACAATGAATACTTTGCCGGTATTGAGGACCCCATCTCCAATGGAGAAGCAGGCATCTGAGCTTTACACGAGAAAAATTTTCATGAGATTTCAAGAGGAGTTAGTTGGGACACTAACATTCATGGCATCCAAAGCTGATGATGATGGGGAGGTCATTACATATCATGTAGCTAAATTTGGAGAGGACCATAAAGCATACTATGTTAAATTCAATGTTTTGGAAATGAAAGCGAGTTGTAGTTGTCAAATGTTTGAGTTTTCAGGCCTTCTTTGCAGACATATTTTGGCAGTCTTTAGAGTTACCAATGTCCTTACTCTACCATCACATTATATTTTGAAACGTTGGACAAGAAATGCCAAGAGCAATGTAATACTAGAAGAACATTCTTGTGATGTACATACATACTATTTGGAATCTCATACAGTTAGATATAATACTCTACGACATGAGGCCTTTAAATTTGTTGATAAAGGTGCAAGGTCTCCTGAAACTTATGATGTTGCAATGGATGGTTTACAACAAGCTGCAAAAAGAGTTGCTCAGGTAGTGCAAAATGAGGGGAGAATTCCCATCAGCATTGGAAAGGCTAGGAGTCTCATGCTGAATGATAAAAGTCATGCTGATTACACAAGTGGACACCAGGAAGAAAGCTTGGGTCAGGATATGTCTCAG